In Vibrio hippocampi, a single genomic region encodes these proteins:
- a CDS encoding sulfite exporter TauE/SafE family protein — protein MTLDLVGAFTIGLLGAGHCIGMCGGIASLLTLNRARSWFIVINYNVGRLLSYALFGAVIGGAVTTIAHLADFNQLLAVLRLFSALVMVALAAYIGRWWNALIYVEKAGQGVWKRISPIAKRLLPIQHPIHAIPFGFIWGWLPCGLVYSALTWSAVSGSATNGALLMLAFGLGTLPAMLLVGNAATKLKALQTSPTFRNIAAFSILIYALYLAGISIKILV, from the coding sequence GTGACGCTTGACTTAGTCGGTGCTTTTACTATCGGTTTATTGGGTGCGGGTCATTGTATCGGTATGTGCGGTGGTATTGCGTCGCTACTCACCCTCAATCGTGCCCGAAGTTGGTTTATTGTCATCAACTACAATGTGGGTCGATTGCTAAGCTATGCCCTATTCGGTGCGGTGATTGGCGGTGCGGTAACGACGATTGCGCATCTTGCCGATTTCAACCAGTTATTGGCTGTTTTACGTCTGTTCTCAGCCTTGGTTATGGTGGCGTTAGCCGCTTATATTGGTCGTTGGTGGAATGCGTTGATCTATGTGGAGAAAGCGGGACAAGGTGTCTGGAAACGCATATCTCCAATAGCTAAGCGCCTATTGCCTATACAACACCCTATCCACGCAATTCCGTTTGGTTTTATCTGGGGTTGGCTGCCGTGTGGGTTAGTCTACTCTGCCTTAACTTGGTCGGCTGTATCAGGCAGTGCAACCAATGGAGCGCTATTGATGCTGGCTTTTGGGCTAGGCACTTTGCCTGCGATGCTGTTAGTTGGCAATGCGGCAACAAAATTAAAGGCTCTGCAAACTTCCCCTACCTTCCGTAACATTGCTGCTTTTTCTATCCTAATTTATGCACTCTATCTAGCTGGGATCAGTATCAAAATACTCGTGTGA
- the ccoS gene encoding cbb3-type cytochrome oxidase assembly protein CcoS, producing the protein MESIYILIPIAIVLVCVAVGIFLWAVKSEQFEDLERQGHNVLFDDETPVDTPVSHKTSSHKTSVLNQKDQSGDA; encoded by the coding sequence ATGGAAAGTATTTATATCCTTATCCCGATTGCCATTGTTTTGGTTTGTGTCGCTGTGGGAATCTTTTTATGGGCAGTAAAAAGTGAGCAGTTTGAAGATTTAGAACGCCAAGGTCACAACGTGCTTTTTGATGACGAAACGCCTGTGGATACACCTGTTTCACACAAAACCTCTTCACACAAAACGTCAGTCTTAAACCAAAAGGATCAATCTGGTGACGCTTGA
- a CDS encoding heavy metal translocating P-type ATPase, giving the protein MCKECYHCGEVVPVNTDFKVEILGEHRVMCCPGCASVATAIMDSGLESYYRYRTSPAEKADLVPEQLKALIHYDNEEVQNEFVTKEADIAEVTLSLDGISCAACAWLIEKRLSSENGVIQIRVNTTTQRALLRWNSTQTQLSTLLGVIHALGYKAAPFEADKQEASYHQTMKQYLYRLGVAGLATMQVMMLAVALYLEVFGSLEPEFKYYFRWVSLIFATPVLLYSALPFYLNAWRSLKAKTLGMDVPVSIALIFAYVASLVATVTEDGEVFFESISMFTFFLLIGRYLEMRARRKAAAASGNLLKLIPAMATTISGEQVAVKSLKIGDKLRVLPGEHIPSDGVILSMRVYIDESMLTGESLPVAKVTGEMAFAGSINGEEAFDLEVARTKADSMLSSIVRLQDEAQSSKPKIAEIADIVARYFVAAILIIAFVTWLYWHQTGSKDAFWIMLSVLVATCPCALSLATPTAITCASSRMGGMGILSRRGHVFETLCKVNHLVIDKTGTLTEGKIEIDKVYSVSEFSEQTLLALAAALESHANHPIAKAFKPYQDEQVEVTEVTNLIGQGLSGNYQNKTLAIGNGEFVLGKTTHDINTVYLSLDGELIGSFCYHDPIRSQAKSFIEKVRHAGITTTLLTGDTVTNARLVSEFIHIDKVVASASPEDKLAYLQQLPSSDVTMMVGDGINDAPTLAGAHLSVAMGGGTDVAKASADLVLLGDQLDKLIQARQLALQTRTIIRENLAWSLGYNLLILPLAVCGLVAPYIAVVGMSASSIIVVSNSLRLLKDK; this is encoded by the coding sequence ATGTGTAAAGAGTGTTATCACTGCGGTGAAGTTGTACCAGTCAACACTGATTTCAAGGTAGAAATTCTTGGAGAGCATAGGGTTATGTGCTGTCCCGGGTGCGCAAGTGTCGCCACCGCCATCATGGACAGTGGTTTGGAATCTTATTATCGCTACAGAACGTCTCCGGCCGAGAAAGCAGACCTAGTGCCTGAACAACTTAAGGCATTAATTCACTATGATAATGAAGAAGTCCAAAACGAATTCGTTACAAAAGAGGCAGATATTGCCGAGGTGACATTGTCACTTGACGGGATCTCTTGTGCGGCATGTGCTTGGTTGATTGAGAAACGATTAAGCTCTGAGAACGGCGTAATTCAAATTAGGGTCAACACCACTACTCAGCGAGCGTTGTTGCGCTGGAACAGTACCCAAACTCAATTGAGTACTTTGCTCGGTGTCATCCATGCTCTGGGCTACAAAGCCGCGCCCTTTGAGGCGGACAAACAAGAGGCGAGTTACCACCAAACGATGAAGCAATATCTTTATCGCTTAGGTGTTGCTGGCTTAGCGACCATGCAAGTGATGATGCTGGCCGTCGCTTTATATCTTGAAGTCTTTGGTAGCTTAGAACCTGAGTTCAAATACTACTTCCGATGGGTAAGCTTGATCTTCGCAACCCCAGTATTACTCTATTCTGCCCTCCCTTTCTATCTGAATGCTTGGCGAAGTCTTAAAGCGAAAACCTTAGGTATGGATGTACCGGTTTCTATCGCGCTTATTTTTGCCTATGTCGCCAGTTTAGTGGCGACTGTGACGGAAGATGGAGAGGTGTTTTTTGAATCCATTTCCATGTTTACGTTTTTCTTGTTAATCGGGCGCTACCTAGAGATGCGGGCAAGAAGAAAAGCGGCTGCGGCTAGTGGAAACTTGTTAAAGCTGATCCCAGCAATGGCGACGACCATCAGCGGAGAGCAAGTGGCGGTCAAGTCGTTAAAGATTGGTGATAAGTTGCGAGTGTTGCCGGGAGAACATATCCCTTCCGATGGCGTGATTTTGTCGATGCGTGTTTATATTGATGAATCCATGCTGACTGGCGAATCGCTTCCCGTTGCAAAAGTTACTGGAGAGATGGCCTTTGCGGGTTCCATCAACGGTGAAGAAGCCTTCGATCTTGAGGTCGCGCGCACAAAAGCCGACTCAATGCTGTCGAGTATTGTACGACTGCAAGATGAAGCGCAATCCAGTAAACCCAAAATCGCCGAAATTGCTGATATTGTTGCGCGTTATTTCGTCGCCGCTATCTTAATTATCGCATTCGTGACTTGGTTGTATTGGCATCAGACGGGTTCAAAAGATGCTTTTTGGATCATGCTTTCTGTGTTGGTGGCGACTTGTCCTTGCGCGCTGTCCCTTGCAACGCCGACAGCCATTACTTGTGCCAGTTCTCGAATGGGCGGCATGGGGATCCTCTCCCGCCGAGGGCATGTGTTTGAGACCTTGTGCAAAGTCAATCATTTGGTTATCGACAAAACAGGGACATTGACGGAAGGGAAAATTGAAATTGATAAGGTATACTCTGTATCTGAGTTTTCTGAACAAACACTGCTGGCGTTGGCCGCCGCGTTAGAATCTCACGCCAACCACCCCATTGCGAAAGCATTTAAACCTTACCAAGACGAACAAGTAGAAGTCACAGAGGTAACAAACCTTATTGGGCAAGGGTTATCGGGTAACTATCAAAATAAGACATTAGCTATCGGTAATGGTGAATTTGTGTTGGGGAAAACGACTCATGACATTAATACGGTTTATCTATCACTGGATGGAGAGCTCATTGGTTCATTTTGTTATCATGATCCAATACGCTCGCAAGCCAAGTCGTTTATTGAAAAAGTACGTCACGCAGGCATCACCACGACACTACTGACTGGTGACACTGTCACTAATGCTAGGTTAGTTTCCGAGTTTATCCACATTGACAAAGTCGTCGCCTCTGCCTCGCCCGAAGACAAGTTGGCATATTTGCAGCAGTTACCATCATCCGATGTCACTATGATGGTTGGAGATGGAATCAATGATGCGCCAACCTTGGCTGGCGCTCACCTTTCGGTGGCGATGGGCGGCGGTACTGACGTTGCCAAAGCGTCGGCTGATTTGGTGCTGTTAGGTGACCAACTCGATAAATTGATACAAGCGCGACAATTAGCATTGCAAACGCGTACCATCATAAGAGAAAATCTCGCATGGTCTCTGGGCTATAACTTATTGATTCTACCGCTTGCAGTGTGTGGTCTTGTTGCCCCTTATATTGCTGTAGTCGGTATGTCTGCCAGTTCGATTATCGTTGTGTCTAATTCACTGCGACTCCTCAAGGACAAGTAA
- a CDS encoding FixH family protein produces MVTPWYKQFWPWFLIALPMSVVVATLYTVVLFSKNSVDLVAEDYYKKGKGINIDLTKIDAAKVLGLNASVASQDSDVVIQVDKGQLDYFPALTVTFTHRTLPDRDFSQLLSADASGVYRLSLPDAIQGPWFVELQPHDQSWMIQGRVTFPSEAFVALLD; encoded by the coding sequence ATGGTAACGCCTTGGTATAAACAGTTCTGGCCGTGGTTTCTTATTGCCCTTCCGATGTCTGTTGTGGTCGCAACCTTATACACCGTTGTATTGTTTAGCAAAAACTCCGTCGACCTTGTCGCTGAGGATTACTATAAAAAAGGTAAAGGTATTAACATTGACCTTACAAAGATCGATGCAGCAAAGGTGTTGGGGTTAAACGCCTCTGTCGCCTCTCAGGATAGCGATGTCGTCATCCAAGTCGATAAAGGACAACTGGATTATTTCCCCGCACTTACCGTGACGTTTACCCATCGAACGCTTCCTGATCGTGATTTTTCGCAGTTGTTGAGTGCCGACGCATCAGGCGTGTATCGCCTTTCTCTACCTGATGCTATTCAAGGACCTTGGTTTGTTGAATTGCAACCGCATGATCAATCGTGGATGATTCAAGGTCGTGTTACCTTTCCTTCTGAGGCTTTCGTAGCGCTACTAGATTAA
- the ccoP gene encoding cytochrome-c oxidase, cbb3-type subunit III: MTTFWSLWIIVITVGTLLGCAAVLVWCLRDKMGVEEGEDMGHEYDGIRELNNPLPKWWSYLFVSTFIFAAIYLALYPGLGNYKGLLGWQSSDQTVTSIEESRASIAQAQQDKRLIQYAKELDDAEQYFGEAFKRLATTDDGSSLRPVKEIAGDEEALKVGQRLFLQNCSQCHGSDARGQKGFPNLTDQAWLYGGEPEAIVTSIMQGRVGQMAAWKEVLGDDGVDEVVSYVLSLSGRKVNVREAAAGKKRFVVCAACHGTDGKGNPALGAPDLTDNIWLYGDSRADVTETVMNGRQGVMPAWKDILGEEKVQLLAAYVWSLSNSENNK; the protein is encoded by the coding sequence ATGACTACATTCTGGAGTTTATGGATTATTGTCATCACTGTAGGTACCTTGCTTGGTTGTGCAGCCGTACTGGTATGGTGTCTACGCGATAAAATGGGTGTTGAAGAAGGTGAAGATATGGGACACGAATACGATGGTATTCGTGAACTCAACAACCCGCTACCTAAATGGTGGAGCTATTTATTTGTCAGTACGTTTATTTTTGCGGCTATCTATCTTGCTCTGTACCCTGGTTTGGGCAACTACAAAGGTTTGCTTGGTTGGCAAAGTTCTGATCAAACCGTTACGTCCATTGAGGAGTCAAGAGCGTCAATAGCTCAGGCTCAGCAAGACAAGCGTTTGATACAGTATGCCAAAGAACTTGATGATGCAGAGCAATACTTTGGTGAGGCGTTCAAGCGTTTAGCTACCACTGACGATGGCTCTTCCCTACGTCCTGTCAAAGAGATTGCAGGCGATGAAGAGGCGTTAAAAGTAGGTCAACGTTTATTCTTACAGAACTGCTCTCAATGTCACGGCTCCGATGCTCGTGGTCAGAAAGGCTTCCCTAACCTAACCGATCAGGCATGGTTGTATGGTGGTGAACCAGAGGCAATCGTGACCAGCATTATGCAAGGTCGTGTTGGTCAAATGGCGGCTTGGAAAGAGGTGTTAGGTGACGATGGTGTTGACGAAGTGGTTAGCTATGTCCTCAGCCTATCGGGTCGTAAGGTGAATGTTCGTGAAGCCGCTGCGGGTAAAAAACGATTTGTTGTCTGTGCTGCGTGTCACGGCACCGATGGTAAAGGTAACCCAGCGTTAGGTGCACCGGATCTTACTGATAATATCTGGTTGTACGGTGACTCTCGTGCAGATGTCACTGAGACAGTAATGAATGGTCGTCAAGGTGTTATGCCAGCATGGAAAGACATCCTTGGCGAAGAAAAAGTTCAGCTACTAGCGGCTTACGTTTGGAGCCTCAGCAATTCCGAAAACAATAAGTAA
- a CDS encoding cbb3-type cytochrome oxidase subunit 3: MDIGTIHSIWTIVLFVSFIGVVWWAYGKRRKARFEEAANLVFADEPESPKNEKGVTK, from the coding sequence ATGGATATAGGTACAATACACAGCATCTGGACCATAGTGCTATTCGTTAGTTTTATCGGTGTCGTTTGGTGGGCTTATGGCAAGCGACGTAAAGCCCGCTTTGAAGAAGCAGCCAATCTAGTGTTCGCGGATGAACCTGAATCACCTAAAAACGAGAAAGGAGTAACCAAGTAA
- the ccoO gene encoding cytochrome-c oxidase, cbb3-type subunit II, whose product MSSNSKNRHEVVERNVGLLAILIVFAISLGALVEITPLIFQKQTTEPVQNLRVYSALEMEGRDVYIREGCNVCHSQMIRPFRSETERYGHYSVAGESVWEHPFLWGSKRTGPDLARVGGRYSDEWHRVHLINPRQLVPESNMPGFPWLEENGLDGKLTQKKLEVFKNQFGVPYTDEQIASASQEVQGKTEMDAIIAYLQSLGHAMK is encoded by the coding sequence ATGAGCTCAAACTCAAAAAATCGCCATGAAGTGGTTGAACGTAATGTTGGCTTATTGGCAATTCTGATTGTCTTTGCAATCAGCTTAGGTGCATTGGTAGAGATAACCCCGCTTATCTTCCAAAAGCAAACGACTGAACCCGTTCAAAATTTACGCGTTTACAGTGCGTTGGAAATGGAAGGTCGCGATGTGTATATCCGTGAAGGCTGTAACGTTTGCCATAGCCAGATGATTCGCCCTTTCCGTTCTGAAACCGAACGATATGGTCACTATTCTGTAGCCGGTGAAAGTGTTTGGGAGCACCCATTCCTTTGGGGTTCAAAACGTACCGGTCCAGACCTCGCTCGTGTTGGTGGTCGTTATTCTGATGAATGGCATCGTGTTCACTTAATCAACCCTCGCCAATTGGTTCCTGAGTCTAATATGCCGGGTTTCCCTTGGTTGGAGGAAAATGGTTTAGATGGCAAATTGACACAGAAAAAATTGGAAGTGTTTAAGAATCAATTTGGTGTGCCATACACGGATGAGCAGATCGCTTCCGCTTCACAAGAGGTACAAGGTAAGACAGAGATGGATGCCATCATTGCTTATCTTCAATCTCTTGGTCATGCGATGAAATAA
- the ccoN gene encoding cytochrome-c oxidase, cbb3-type subunit I has translation MSQEKQLEQVYNYTVVRQFTLVTILWGIVGMAVGVLIAAQLVWPQLNFDTPWLTYSRLRPLHTNAVIFAFGTSALFATSYYVVQRTCQTRLFGGPLVAFTFWGWQAIILAAAITLPLGYTSGKEYAELEWPIDIAIALVWVSYAVVFFGTLVKRKTSHIYVANWFFGAFIITVAVLHIVNSMAIPVSMGKSYSVYSGAVDAMVQWWYGHNAVGFLLTAGFLGMMYYFVPKQAERPVYSYRLSIVHFWALVSLYIWAGPHHLHYTALPDWTQSLGMVMSLVLFAPSWGGMINGIMTLSGAWHKLRYDPILRFLIVSLSFYGMSTFEGPMMSIKTVNALSHYTDWTIGHVHSGALGWVAMVSIGSVYHLVPRLFGQERMYSVGLINTHFWLATIGTVLYIVAMWISGVMQGLMWRAVNSDGTLTYSFVESVQASYPYYTVRFIGGFIFLSGMFLMAYNTYKTITAAKGSLRAIPQPA, from the coding sequence ATGAGCCAAGAAAAACAGCTTGAACAAGTCTACAACTATACCGTCGTACGCCAATTCACTTTAGTGACCATTCTTTGGGGTATCGTTGGCATGGCTGTAGGTGTTTTGATTGCCGCTCAGTTAGTTTGGCCACAGCTCAACTTTGATACGCCGTGGTTGACGTATAGTCGTTTACGTCCTCTGCATACTAACGCGGTAATTTTTGCGTTTGGCACCAGTGCCTTGTTTGCAACGTCTTACTACGTTGTGCAACGTACTTGTCAAACACGTCTATTTGGTGGACCTTTGGTCGCCTTCACGTTCTGGGGTTGGCAAGCCATTATTTTGGCCGCCGCTATTACTCTTCCCTTGGGATACACTTCAGGGAAAGAGTACGCCGAGCTTGAATGGCCAATTGATATCGCCATCGCCTTGGTCTGGGTGTCATACGCCGTGGTATTCTTTGGCACTTTAGTAAAACGAAAAACCTCCCACATTTATGTGGCTAACTGGTTCTTTGGTGCCTTTATCATCACGGTCGCTGTTCTACATATTGTTAACAGCATGGCAATTCCGGTGTCTATGGGTAAATCCTATTCGGTTTATTCTGGCGCTGTCGATGCCATGGTGCAATGGTGGTATGGTCATAATGCGGTCGGCTTCCTTTTGACAGCGGGTTTCTTAGGTATGATGTATTACTTCGTTCCTAAGCAAGCGGAACGTCCAGTCTACTCATATCGCCTTTCAATTGTTCACTTTTGGGCATTGGTTTCCCTCTACATTTGGGCGGGTCCGCACCACTTACATTACACAGCTCTGCCTGACTGGACTCAGTCTCTTGGTATGGTAATGTCGCTGGTCCTGTTTGCGCCATCTTGGGGAGGAATGATCAATGGTATTATGACGTTATCAGGTGCATGGCATAAGCTTCGTTATGATCCAATCCTAAGATTCCTTATCGTTTCACTCTCGTTCTACGGCATGTCGACGTTTGAAGGACCGATGATGTCAATTAAGACCGTAAACGCCCTATCCCACTACACCGACTGGACTATTGGTCACGTACACTCGGGTGCATTAGGTTGGGTTGCAATGGTATCGATTGGCTCAGTGTATCACTTAGTACCACGTCTATTTGGTCAAGAGCGCATGTACTCGGTCGGTCTAATCAACACTCACTTCTGGTTGGCAACGATTGGTACCGTGCTTTATATCGTTGCGATGTGGATTTCCGGTGTTATGCAAGGACTGATGTGGCGAGCGGTTAACTCCGACGGTACGTTGACATATAGCTTCGTCGAGTCGGTGCAGGCGTCTTATCCTTACTACACAGTACGTTTTATTGGTGGTTTTATCTTCTTATCGGGCATGTTCTTGATGGCGTACAACACCTATAAAACAATCACTGCAGCAAAGGGTAGCCTTAGAGCTATCCCTCAACCGGCTTAA
- a CDS encoding XRE family transcriptional regulator produces the protein MENTFSAQLSAWLKNISLDRRQVIALLQQTYYETFCGLDEITLSRWSTNKVVPPIYKQLLIAKVLNQDLADYIINVNLNDIKNTKKNANYLDSFKQSLDASMNVLSYNNQGKQVTFELAIHDQVQHRKIFDGFYSNISALNQFRRELSKGLYIQHHAILLKNHLGAVLAHWSAILDIKHFQHFESFPTLDKEMIKRSCLVQLGYFSNTSQYFDLIVYAMCYYLLKLSKTKDYAYVFVMSKPVVEFSSNVFGGEVVRYYRPSRSENELGVYLMKFDLVRCAANPIIFAKVQERLNCIMNCSACGKCNANSMMSL, from the coding sequence ATGGAAAATACGTTTAGTGCTCAATTATCAGCATGGTTAAAAAACATATCTTTGGATAGAAGACAGGTCATAGCATTGTTGCAACAAACATACTACGAGACGTTTTGTGGGCTTGATGAGATAACACTCAGTCGCTGGTCAACGAACAAAGTAGTTCCGCCAATTTATAAGCAGTTACTTATTGCAAAGGTATTGAATCAAGACTTAGCTGATTACATTATTAATGTTAATTTGAATGACATAAAGAATACGAAAAAGAACGCCAATTATTTGGATAGTTTCAAACAAAGTCTCGACGCTTCAATGAATGTACTGTCATATAATAACCAGGGCAAACAGGTCACCTTCGAGCTTGCCATACATGATCAAGTACAACACCGGAAAATTTTTGATGGCTTTTATTCCAATATTTCGGCTCTAAATCAATTTAGGAGAGAGCTTTCGAAAGGATTGTATATTCAACATCACGCTATTTTGCTCAAAAATCATCTTGGTGCAGTATTAGCGCATTGGTCTGCAATATTAGATATCAAGCACTTTCAACACTTTGAATCTTTTCCAACTCTAGATAAAGAAATGATAAAGAGAAGTTGTTTGGTTCAGTTAGGGTATTTTTCAAACACATCGCAATATTTTGACCTGATTGTATATGCTATGTGTTACTACCTACTTAAATTATCAAAAACAAAAGATTATGCGTATGTGTTTGTTATGAGTAAGCCGGTTGTTGAATTCTCATCAAACGTATTTGGAGGGGAGGTGGTACGTTATTATCGCCCTTCAAGAAGTGAGAATGAACTGGGAGTATACTTAATGAAGTTTGACTTAGTCAGATGCGCTGCAAATCCAATCATCTTTGCGAAAGTTCAAGAGCGATTAAATTGTATAATGAATTGTAGTGCATGTGGAAAGTGTAACGCTAATAGTATGATGTCCCTTTAA
- a CDS encoding DUF3634 family protein yields the protein MLYVIIIALAIIIWLVAVDRPRLVVKCHDGKINQIKGHIPPSFHHNLKDILERAKASGMLKVYQTRNGAKLVFSKQLDKSTQQKIRNVFPHQGFKPKGNKKSR from the coding sequence ATGTTGTATGTGATTATTATTGCTTTAGCGATCATTATTTGGTTGGTGGCTGTCGATAGACCGAGACTGGTGGTCAAGTGTCATGATGGAAAAATCAACCAAATAAAAGGGCATATCCCGCCATCTTTTCATCATAACTTAAAAGATATCCTTGAGAGAGCGAAAGCCAGTGGTATGTTAAAAGTCTATCAAACCCGAAATGGCGCTAAATTGGTTTTCTCTAAACAGCTCGACAAGTCTACCCAGCAAAAAATCCGCAATGTATTTCCTCACCAAGGCTTTAAGCCAAAGGGCAATAAAAAATCGCGCTAA
- the matP gene encoding macrodomain Ter protein MatP produces the protein MKYQQLENLECGWKWQYLNKKWREGENITRYIDTSEIDHAVSLLKSIEYDTTHVVDWIEQHMAPELDNKLKQAIRAKRKRHYNSEQTHTKKKSIDLDFRVWEKLSHRANELGCTLSEAIEYLLSEASRSEKATKTVSSLKEDLSKLLS, from the coding sequence ATGAAATACCAACAACTTGAAAACCTTGAATGTGGTTGGAAGTGGCAGTATTTAAATAAAAAGTGGCGTGAGGGTGAAAACATTACTCGCTATATCGATACGAGCGAAATTGATCATGCCGTGTCATTGTTGAAGTCGATCGAGTATGACACAACACATGTGGTTGATTGGATCGAACAACATATGGCACCTGAGTTGGATAATAAACTCAAGCAAGCGATACGAGCAAAGCGCAAGCGCCACTATAACTCAGAACAAACTCACACCAAGAAGAAGTCAATCGACTTAGATTTTCGAGTGTGGGAAAAGCTGTCTCATAGAGCCAATGAGCTAGGCTGTACTCTTTCTGAAGCGATCGAATACCTGCTTAGTGAAGCTTCCCGTAGCGAAAAAGCAACAAAAACGGTGAGTAGTTTGAAGGAAGATTTGAGTAAGTTGTTATCTTAA